One Candidatus Synechococcus calcipolaris G9 genomic window carries:
- a CDS encoding MFS transporter has product MTTSKSLQAHIDETPPRPLSSMQWRIWLLAAMGKFFEGMIIFITGVALPLIERDFNLPSDLKGTVAAATLFGILIGASLFGNLADRLGRRYVFVLEMGLFTLFVGLTAISWNIQVLIFFLFCVGVCLGADYPTAHIVVSESIPSKFRGRMVLGAFAFQSVGSLGGVLLGLATLKAYPQVGAWHWMYGVLVIPGLVVFLMRTTLAESAHWLLSRDRPEAAHRSAHKLLQRPVDILPSPKGENTSKHRRGFRVLFTPRYLRATILAAVPWFIQDLSTYGIGIFTPTILATLFTRTNSNFIFQDMAAAEGSGAIDLFLLFGFLASIPLVDRIGRIPLQIIGFIGCAVGLLIASLSAGIPEGHELKVMLIFAGFMIFNFMTNFGPNAMTYVLAGEVFPTEIRGVGAGFAASFAKVGAVLTAFFFPILRKDIGTANLLYGLAATAIIGAIVTYLFRIEPKGQNLEALEE; this is encoded by the coding sequence ATGACAACCTCAAAAAGCCTCCAAGCCCATATTGATGAGACTCCGCCTCGCCCCCTTAGTTCAATGCAATGGCGAATTTGGCTATTGGCGGCCATGGGCAAGTTTTTTGAGGGCATGATTATTTTTATCACTGGCGTTGCCCTGCCCCTGATCGAGCGAGATTTTAATTTACCCTCGGACTTAAAAGGAACGGTTGCGGCAGCAACCCTTTTCGGCATTCTCATTGGTGCATCCCTGTTTGGAAATTTAGCCGATCGCCTGGGTCGTCGATACGTTTTTGTACTGGAAATGGGGCTATTTACCCTATTTGTTGGCTTGACGGCGATCTCTTGGAATATTCAAGTTTTAATTTTCTTTCTCTTTTGTGTCGGCGTATGCCTCGGTGCCGACTATCCCACGGCCCACATTGTTGTGTCAGAATCCATTCCTAGTAAATTTCGAGGACGGATGGTATTGGGAGCCTTTGCCTTTCAGTCCGTAGGTTCCCTAGGGGGCGTGCTATTAGGATTGGCCACATTGAAGGCCTATCCGCAGGTGGGAGCGTGGCACTGGATGTATGGGGTCTTGGTTATCCCTGGATTAGTTGTTTTTCTGATGCGAACAACCCTCGCCGAATCGGCCCATTGGCTCCTCTCCCGGGATCGCCCTGAAGCGGCCCACCGCTCCGCCCACAAACTCCTACAACGCCCAGTTGATATTCTGCCCAGTCCCAAGGGTGAAAATACCTCAAAGCATCGGCGGGGATTTCGAGTTCTATTTACCCCCCGTTACCTGCGGGCAACCATTTTGGCGGCGGTACCCTGGTTTATACAAGACCTATCCACCTACGGCATTGGTATTTTTACGCCAACCATCTTGGCCACCCTGTTTACCCGCACTAATTCCAATTTTATTTTTCAGGATATGGCCGCAGCCGAAGGTTCCGGGGCCATTGATCTCTTTTTGTTATTTGGATTTCTGGCATCGATTCCCCTAGTGGATCGAATTGGCCGCATTCCCTTGCAGATTATTGGTTTTATCGGTTGTGCCGTGGGCCTCTTGATTGCCTCCCTCTCTGCGGGTATTCCTGAGGGCCATGAATTAAAAGTCATGCTTATCTTTGCTGGATTTATGATATTTAACTTCATGACCAATTTTGGCCCCAATGCCATGACCTATGTTTTAGCAGGAGAGGTTTTTCCCACGGAAATTCGGGGGGTGGGGGCTGGCTTTGCCGCCTCCTTTGCCAAGGTGGGTGCGGTTCTAACAGCCTTTTTCTTTCCAATTTTACGCAAGGATATAGGTACCGCTAATTTGCTCTATGGGTTAGCCGCCACAGCGATCATTGGCGCGATTGTTACCTATCTGTTTCGGATTGAACCCAAGGGCCAAAACTTAGAGGCGTTGGAAGAGTAA
- a CDS encoding YidH family protein, with translation MTQPPKNPPKIDRQREHQANERTYLAWLRTSIALISFGFAIARFGIFVKQLQLSLAPQEPRIYTLATSENLGMALVVFGIFMIVAALWSYNQSFRQIEQGNYQPNRLMILITTIIVIILGSLSLTFMVRREPQPKGPPLLQQRASHFRNR, from the coding sequence ATGACCCAGCCCCCCAAAAATCCCCCAAAAATTGACCGGCAACGGGAACACCAAGCCAATGAACGCACCTATTTAGCCTGGCTACGCACCTCCATTGCCCTAATTAGTTTTGGCTTTGCGATCGCCCGGTTTGGCATTTTTGTGAAGCAATTACAGCTTTCCCTTGCCCCCCAGGAACCACGTATTTATACCCTAGCTACCTCAGAAAACCTAGGTATGGCCCTAGTGGTCTTCGGTATTTTTATGATTGTTGCCGCCCTGTGGAGTTACAACCAAAGTTTTCGGCAAATTGAACAGGGAAACTACCAACCCAATCGCCTCATGATTTTGATCACGACCATCATCGTCATCATTTTGGGGAGTTTGAGTTTGACATTTATGGTGCGGCGAGAACCTCAGCCCAAGGGGCCGCCACTATTACAGCAGCGGGCGTCTCACTTCAGAAACCGCTAA
- a CDS encoding DEAD/DEAH box helicase: MSFSSVGVNDFIEQLPFQLDDFQTQAIAALEERCSVVVCAPTGSGKTLIGEYVIHRALSRQQRVFYTTPLKALSNQKLRDFQQQFGLDQVGLLTGDVSINRDAPILVMTTEIFRNMLYGTPIGEVGTSLTGVEAVVLDECHYMNDRQRGTVWEESIIYCPPEIQLVALSATIANGQQMADWLQAVHGPTRLIYSDWRPIPLHFYFCNKKGLAPLLNGNRTRLNPRLQGKSAPQGRSRGRREFLDINFVIKQLQERQMLPAIYFIFSRRGCDQAINQVTGINLLTPEERSRLAMAIDDFLAKHREIAAPDQIAPLYQGIASHHAGVLPLWKTLIETLFQAGLIKLIFATETLAAGINMPARTTVISTLSKRTDSGHRLLTASEFLQMAGRAGRRGMDEIGHVITLQTPFEGAKEAAYLATASPDPLISQFTPSYGMVLNLLQRHTLTEARDLIERSFGQYIATLHLAPQRQAIAEVEAELHQVKECLGNIDRTALKQYQKLRERLRQEQRLLKTLQQQSYETLNASLAPLILQAPLGTVITLKPQTNDALPLAACLVGQLPGRGQFPLLICLAQDQRLYVVEVNQVIAVDGDRPPLNPIPDLPSLLAKPGFSTAAPPEFHDLLKAFPTLPWTPPPEVLEQQTLVEQLTQELSQLDAQADWENPNYFLRLERRQQRLEADLGDRQAKLLQQSEYHWENFLALIAALQDFGGLEDLSPTPLGEMAAALRGENELWLALALTSGELDGLAPHHLAAAAAALVTETPRSDSWTHYPTAPEVEESLGSLRHTRRQLFQVQRRHKIIFPIWFEWELIGLVEHWALGVSWPELCQNTNLDAGDIVRLLRRTLDFLSQIPHAPHTSLQLRQTANQARYLLDRFPVNDLLFSETPDIEMEPQDTLSYDPAPQKSPKN; encoded by the coding sequence ATGAGTTTCTCCTCAGTAGGGGTCAATGACTTTATTGAGCAACTTCCCTTTCAGTTAGATGATTTTCAAACCCAGGCGATCGCTGCTCTGGAAGAGCGGTGTTCCGTGGTTGTGTGTGCTCCTACGGGTTCCGGCAAAACCCTGATTGGGGAGTATGTAATTCATCGGGCCCTGAGCCGGCAGCAGCGGGTTTTTTATACCACTCCCCTCAAGGCCCTATCCAATCAAAAATTACGGGATTTTCAGCAACAATTTGGCCTGGATCAGGTGGGGTTACTCACTGGGGATGTCTCGATTAATCGGGATGCCCCCATTTTGGTGATGACCACAGAAATTTTTCGTAATATGCTCTACGGTACGCCCATTGGCGAAGTGGGAACCTCCTTAACGGGAGTGGAGGCGGTGGTACTCGATGAATGCCATTACATGAACGATCGCCAGCGGGGTACGGTCTGGGAAGAATCTATTATCTACTGCCCACCGGAAATTCAATTGGTTGCCCTGTCTGCCACCATTGCCAATGGTCAGCAAATGGCCGATTGGTTGCAAGCAGTGCATGGCCCCACGCGATTAATTTATTCTGATTGGCGACCGATTCCGCTTCATTTCTATTTTTGTAATAAAAAAGGGTTAGCCCCCCTGCTCAATGGCAACCGCACCCGTCTGAATCCCCGCTTGCAGGGCAAGTCTGCTCCCCAAGGTCGGAGTCGCGGGCGACGGGAATTTTTAGATATTAACTTTGTCATTAAACAGCTTCAGGAACGCCAGATGTTGCCGGCGATCTACTTTATTTTTAGTCGGCGCGGCTGTGATCAGGCGATTAATCAGGTGACGGGGATTAATTTACTCACCCCAGAGGAGCGATCGCGATTAGCCATGGCCATTGATGATTTTTTAGCCAAGCATCGTGAAATTGCAGCTCCAGACCAGATTGCCCCCCTCTATCAGGGGATTGCCTCCCACCATGCCGGAGTCCTCCCCCTCTGGAAAACCCTGATCGAAACCCTCTTTCAGGCCGGCCTGATTAAACTGATCTTTGCCACGGAAACCTTGGCCGCTGGAATTAATATGCCTGCCCGCACCACGGTGATTTCTACCCTCTCCAAGCGTACCGATAGTGGCCATCGTCTCCTTACTGCCTCAGAATTTTTACAGATGGCGGGTCGGGCCGGCCGCCGGGGCATGGATGAGATCGGCCATGTGATTACGCTGCAAACCCCCTTTGAGGGGGCAAAGGAAGCGGCCTATTTAGCCACTGCCAGTCCCGATCCGCTGATTAGCCAATTCACCCCCAGCTATGGCATGGTCTTGAATTTACTTCAGCGGCATACGTTGACGGAAGCGCGGGATTTAATTGAACGCAGTTTTGGGCAATATATCGCCACTCTGCACCTAGCTCCCCAACGTCAGGCGATCGCCGAGGTGGAAGCGGAACTTCATCAGGTGAAAGAATGCCTTGGCAACATCGATCGCACCGCCCTGAAACAATACCAAAAACTGCGGGAACGACTACGGCAAGAGCAACGACTGCTGAAAACCCTGCAACAGCAATCCTACGAAACCCTCAATGCTTCTTTGGCTCCCCTGATCCTCCAGGCTCCCTTGGGAACGGTGATCACCCTCAAGCCCCAAACCAACGATGCCCTGCCCCTGGCAGCTTGTTTAGTGGGTCAATTGCCGGGTCGAGGTCAGTTTCCCCTTTTAATTTGTTTAGCCCAGGATCAACGGCTCTATGTCGTCGAAGTCAACCAAGTTATTGCCGTTGATGGCGATCGCCCACCCCTGAATCCCATCCCTGACCTGCCCAGCCTCCTGGCAAAACCTGGTTTTTCCACCGCTGCTCCCCCGGAATTCCATGATCTGCTGAAGGCATTCCCCACCCTGCCCTGGACACCCCCCCCAGAGGTCTTGGAGCAACAAACCCTAGTGGAGCAACTCACTCAGGAACTGAGCCAATTGGACGCCCAGGCGGACTGGGAGAATCCCAATTATTTCCTGCGCTTAGAGCGTCGCCAACAACGGCTAGAAGCTGACCTGGGCGATCGCCAGGCCAAACTTCTTCAACAGTCCGAATATCACTGGGAAAACTTTTTAGCCTTAATTGCTGCCCTGCAAGACTTTGGTGGACTAGAGGACTTATCCCCCACGCCTCTAGGTGAAATGGCGGCGGCCCTGCGGGGGGAAAACGAACTCTGGTTAGCCCTGGCTCTGACCTCCGGCGAATTGGATGGGTTGGCTCCCCATCACTTGGCCGCGGCAGCAGCAGCCCTAGTTACAGAAACCCCTCGCTCCGACAGTTGGACCCATTATCCCACGGCCCCTGAAGTGGAAGAGAGTTTAGGCAGTTTACGCCACACGCGGCGGCAATTATTTCAAGTGCAACGCCGTCATAAAATTATTTTCCCAATTTGGTTTGAATGGGAACTCATTGGCCTGGTGGAGCATTGGGCCCTGGGGGTCAGTTGGCCGGAACTCTGCCAAAATACCAACCTAGATGCGGGGGACATTGTCCGATTGCTGCGGCGTACCCTCGATTTTCTCTCCCAAATTCCCCATGCCCCCCATACCAGTCTCCAATTACGTCAAACCGCGAATCAAGCCCGCTATCTCCTCGATCGCTTCCCGGTGAATGACCTACTCTTTAGTGAGACACCCGACATCGAGATGGAACCCCAAGATACCCTCAGTTATGACCCAGCCCCCCAAAAATCCCCCAAAAATTGA
- a CDS encoding response regulator: MQTDQQKRILGYFIEEAQEHLMTIEESLMNLQRVVDDPEAMSEMFRAAHSVKGGAAMLGIYSIQSTSHKLEDYFKILKEHPIKVDETLENLFLQGFDTLRELLDELQSPFGLSDEIADAALKKVEPVFESLQAHLNQLVGGGTAPIPPEPVPDAKPATPDDSSYQFVFQTDVPERLRGMLQIFKQGDTPATRQQLEAACVSLGQLGETFDLPAWVSLLGMARQGVLNSGNALTTLAPVLIKDIKSARDLVLAGQASQIQPSEAMVALQPPAPVEVEEEEVLVPEPAVETPSALELSEPESASESMSLEESILDLSEASDEPSQDLEDFGLATDDLDSGEMTNFEIEQSGDLQELDDIFSLTGDLQGGWADSAALDEQLADLNRDNSDLLDEDLSEILAVTSQNQEQDQEGELADLFADAERDLALAEDHQFDLEALEEANAALVSDRQGSDTDQDSDLDDELDLAAFVSQSGQDTEDILQSADTDLGDLSDLAGLMDIDDSELGESDPLGAIAFGSDLLEETSDSAADDLLNSLLGEELGEDDGISALGDLADLGDLDDLEDAELSGNLAESMAELLGDSDELTQALDSLVLEESETVAVSLGDLDIGQESLDLADLDIADLTGAADGDANEIFDQFTTEEPAENAAPVVESNAESNALDEDFWGDPEPVAAPLPDNDQDNDLAQFIGSEASAVGTPEAASEIAGDLGLSESLEDFDELAALLDEEPASAIAVPVEFNEPESTLKAPPSEAEDFDDLAAFLDEEPAPAIAAPVEFDDLESLLDDDSPAPALEPEPELDFGELEDLVGSTPTPRTPEVAAPRRPQPLARGREKKVSLVEQTMRVPVRHLDSLGNLVGEMVVNRNGLEDSQDRLRQFLDNLLYQVQQLGDVSQQMQDLYDRSLLESSLLGSRFGRPGGSGGTNGDDRSHATGVEFDALEMDHFTGFHTLSQEVIERIVRVREAADDIEYVVDEVEQVARMFRQVTTKVQEGLSRSRMVPFKEMSSRLPRAVRQVSQACGKNTELVIEGEDTLIDKGILERLYDPMTHLINNAIYHGIETPETRQAIGKKPKGTIKLRAFYQGSQAIIVVSDDGGGIDAERVKAKAIEKGLLAPGDAEHLSRQDIYAFLFQSGFSTKDQADDLAGRGVGMDVVRASLEEIRGTINTDSTLGKGTTFTIRLPVTLSITKALCCIDNHCRIAFPIDGVEDMLDLPEERIQENEKQEKVLVWHDRPLPFRNLSDLLPYSRHISRSNVYGGASHDEDVVSVVVLRSGDDHIAVRVDQVIGEQEIVIKQLTGPVPKPLGIAGVTVQGDGRAMAIADVLELIDVSLDRVDQSGWGTPIISPEDIEAEKAEPLVLIIDDSITVRELLSMTFTRAGFRVEQARDGQDAWEKLRSGLPCDLVFCDIEMPRMDGLELLSRIQKDPKLSELPIAMLTSRGADRHRQMAAQLGAKGYFTKPYLEEQLLDAANRLLQGEVLVHAAVASS, encoded by the coding sequence ATGCAAACCGATCAACAAAAACGAATCCTGGGCTATTTTATCGAAGAAGCCCAAGAGCATTTAATGACCATCGAAGAAAGTCTCATGAATTTGCAGCGGGTCGTAGATGATCCAGAAGCAATGAGTGAGATGTTTCGGGCGGCTCACTCCGTGAAGGGGGGGGCGGCCATGTTGGGCATCTATAGTATCCAAAGCACGTCCCATAAACTAGAAGATTACTTCAAGATACTGAAGGAACATCCCATTAAGGTGGATGAAACCCTTGAGAATCTTTTCTTGCAGGGCTTTGATACCCTACGGGAGCTGCTAGATGAACTCCAAAGTCCCTTTGGTTTATCGGATGAGATCGCTGATGCAGCCCTGAAAAAGGTTGAACCTGTTTTTGAGTCTCTCCAAGCTCATCTGAATCAACTTGTAGGTGGTGGGACAGCCCCAATTCCCCCTGAGCCAGTTCCGGATGCCAAGCCAGCAACGCCGGATGATAGTAGCTATCAATTTGTGTTTCAGACCGATGTGCCTGAGCGATTACGGGGTATGTTGCAAATATTCAAGCAGGGAGATACCCCGGCTACCCGCCAGCAATTGGAAGCCGCCTGCGTCAGCTTAGGACAACTGGGGGAAACCTTTGATTTGCCAGCTTGGGTCTCTCTCCTAGGGATGGCCCGTCAGGGGGTGCTGAATTCAGGGAATGCCCTCACAACCCTAGCTCCTGTTCTCATTAAGGATATTAAGAGTGCCCGAGATTTGGTCTTAGCAGGTCAGGCAAGCCAAATTCAGCCCAGTGAAGCCATGGTCGCCCTCCAACCTCCTGCGCCAGTGGAGGTGGAAGAGGAAGAGGTGCTTGTGCCGGAACCCGCCGTGGAAACGCCATCTGCATTGGAGTTATCCGAGCCAGAGAGCGCATCAGAGAGTATGTCACTGGAAGAATCCATCTTAGACCTATCTGAAGCATCCGATGAACCCTCTCAGGATTTAGAGGATTTTGGCCTAGCGACTGACGATTTAGATTCCGGTGAGATGACCAACTTTGAAATTGAACAAAGTGGTGATTTACAGGAACTCGATGATATTTTCTCCTTGACGGGTGATCTTCAAGGTGGGTGGGCCGATAGTGCTGCCCTAGATGAGCAACTGGCTGACCTCAACCGCGACAATAGTGATCTGCTGGATGAAGATCTGTCAGAAATCTTGGCGGTGACATCCCAAAACCAAGAGCAGGATCAGGAAGGGGAACTGGCGGATCTATTTGCCGATGCGGAGCGGGATCTGGCCCTAGCGGAGGATCATCAGTTTGATCTAGAAGCTCTAGAAGAAGCTAATGCGGCTCTGGTTAGCGATCGCCAAGGAAGTGACACCGATCAGGACAGTGACCTTGATGATGAGCTAGATTTAGCCGCCTTTGTGAGCCAGTCAGGGCAGGATACGGAGGATATTCTCCAGTCTGCTGATACCGATCTGGGAGACTTGTCCGATTTAGCAGGTCTGATGGACATAGACGATAGCGAACTAGGTGAGTCGGATCCCCTGGGGGCGATCGCCTTTGGCAGCGATTTACTCGAGGAAACCTCTGATTCGGCAGCGGATGATCTTCTGAATAGTCTCCTAGGGGAAGAGTTAGGAGAAGATGATGGCATTTCAGCACTGGGGGATCTTGCTGATCTGGGCGATCTAGATGATCTTGAGGATGCTGAACTGTCGGGAAATTTAGCCGAATCCATGGCTGAGTTACTTGGGGATAGTGATGAATTAACCCAAGCTCTAGATAGCCTAGTCTTAGAAGAAAGTGAGACTGTTGCGGTTTCCCTAGGGGATTTAGATATCGGTCAAGAATCTTTGGATCTGGCGGATTTGGATATAGCAGATCTGACGGGCGCGGCAGATGGGGATGCCAATGAAATATTTGATCAATTTACCACCGAAGAGCCAGCGGAGAATGCTGCCCCCGTCGTTGAATCTAATGCTGAATCTAATGCCCTAGATGAAGATTTTTGGGGTGACCCTGAACCTGTAGCTGCCCCCCTTCCAGATAATGATCAGGATAATGATCTTGCCCAGTTTATTGGCAGCGAAGCATCGGCCGTCGGCACTCCTGAGGCTGCTAGCGAGATTGCCGGTGACTTAGGGCTATCGGAGTCCTTAGAGGATTTTGATGAGTTGGCGGCTCTTCTGGATGAAGAACCAGCCTCGGCGATCGCTGTTCCCGTTGAGTTTAATGAACCAGAATCTACCCTCAAGGCTCCCCCCTCTGAAGCGGAAGATTTTGATGATTTGGCGGCTTTCCTGGATGAAGAACCGGCCCCAGCGATCGCTGCTCCCGTTGAGTTTGATGATTTAGAGTCTCTTCTGGATGATGATTCTCCTGCCCCTGCTCTGGAACCTGAGCCTGAACTTGATTTTGGTGAATTAGAGGATCTAGTAGGTTCCACTCCTACCCCACGCACTCCTGAGGTGGCAGCACCTCGGCGCCCCCAACCTCTGGCTCGTGGTCGTGAGAAGAAGGTATCCCTTGTTGAGCAAACGATGCGGGTTCCTGTCCGCCACTTGGATAGCCTCGGCAACCTGGTTGGGGAAATGGTGGTCAACCGGAATGGTTTAGAAGATAGCCAGGATCGGTTACGCCAGTTTCTAGACAATTTGCTCTATCAAGTGCAACAACTGGGCGATGTTAGCCAACAGATGCAAGACCTCTACGATCGCTCCTTGTTAGAAAGTTCACTTCTTGGTTCCCGTTTTGGCCGTCCTGGGGGCAGTGGTGGCACTAATGGCGACGATCGCAGTCATGCCACAGGGGTGGAATTTGACGCCCTAGAAATGGATCACTTTACCGGATTCCATACCCTGTCTCAGGAAGTCATTGAGCGGATTGTCCGGGTTCGGGAAGCAGCCGATGACATTGAGTACGTGGTGGATGAAGTGGAGCAGGTGGCTCGCATGTTCCGGCAAGTCACGACCAAAGTGCAGGAAGGGCTGAGTCGCTCTCGCATGGTGCCCTTTAAGGAAATGTCTAGTCGTTTGCCCCGGGCGGTGCGGCAAGTCTCCCAAGCCTGTGGTAAAAACACCGAGTTAGTGATTGAAGGGGAAGACACCTTAATTGATAAGGGGATTCTGGAGCGACTCTACGATCCCATGACCCACTTGATTAATAATGCCATTTACCACGGGATTGAAACACCGGAAACCCGCCAAGCTATCGGCAAAAAGCCTAAGGGAACTATTAAGTTGCGAGCCTTTTACCAAGGTAGCCAGGCGATTATTGTCGTTAGTGATGATGGTGGCGGTATTGATGCCGAGCGAGTTAAGGCTAAGGCCATTGAGAAGGGACTTCTTGCCCCTGGGGATGCCGAGCACCTCTCCCGCCAAGATATTTATGCCTTTCTGTTCCAGTCTGGTTTTAGTACCAAGGATCAGGCCGATGATTTAGCGGGTCGGGGCGTGGGCATGGATGTGGTGAGGGCCAGCTTAGAAGAAATTCGCGGCACCATTAACACCGATTCCACCCTAGGCAAGGGAACCACCTTTACCATTCGTCTTCCCGTGACGTTGAGCATTACCAAAGCCCTCTGTTGTATTGATAATCACTGCCGGATTGCCTTCCCCATTGATGGGGTGGAGGATATGTTAGACCTGCCGGAAGAGCGGATTCAGGAAAATGAAAAACAGGAAAAAGTTCTGGTTTGGCACGATCGCCCGTTACCCTTCCGTAACCTGAGTGATCTTTTACCCTATAGCCGTCATATTAGCCGTAGCAATGTCTATGGTGGGGCCTCCCACGATGAGGATGTGGTCTCAGTGGTTGTCCTCCGCAGTGGGGATGATCACATTGCCGTACGGGTGGATCAGGTGATTGGTGAGCAGGAAATTGTGATTAAACAATTGACGGGGCCGGTTCCCAAACCCCTAGGCATTGCCGGGGTGACGGTGCAGGGGGATGGCCGTGCCATGGCGATCGCCGATGTGTTGGAGTTGATTGATGTATCCCTGGATCGTGTTGATCAAAGTGGTTGGGGAACTCCCATCATCTCTCCGGAAGATATAGAAGCTGAGAAAGCAGAACCCTTAGTACTGATTATTGATGACTCAATTACGGTGCGGGAACTGTTGTCGATGACCTTTACCCGCGCTGGTTTCCGGGTGGAGCAAGCACGGGATGGTCAGGATGCCTGGGAAAAACTGCGGTCGGGCTTACCCTGTGATTTGGTCTTCTGTGACATTGAGATGCCGCGGATGGATGGCTTAGAATTGCTATCCCGAATTCAGAAAGACCCGAAACTGAGTGAACTTCCCATTGCCATGCTCACGTCCCGTGGGGCCGATCGCCACCGACAAATGGCGGCCCAACTGGGGGCCAAGGGCTATTTCACCAAGCCGTACCTGGAAGAACAGTTGTTAGATGCGGCCAATCGACTACTACAGGGAGAAGTTTTGGTTCATGCCGCCGTTGCATCCTCATGA